From the genome of Bradyrhizobium sp. ORS 278:
GGACCAGCGTGTCGCAGATCTCCAGCGCCTGCTCGCCGGTGTCCGGCTGCGAGATCAGGAGCTCATCGATGTTGACCCCCAGCTTGCGCGCATAGACCGGATCGAGCGCATGCTCGGCATCGATGAACGCGCAGATGCCGCCCTTCTTCTGCGCCTCCGCCACTGTATGCAGTGCCAGCGTCGTCTTGCCCGACGATTCAGGCCCGTAGATCTCGACGATGCGCCCCTTCGGCAGGCCGCCGATCCCCAGCGCGATGTCCAGCCCGAGAGAGCCCGTCGACACTGTCTCGACGTCCATCGAGCGGTCGTTCTTGCCGAGCTTCATCACCGAGCCCTTGCCGAACTGACGCTCGATCTGGGACAGCGCTGCCGAGAGCGCCTTACTCTTATCCATGGAGGAACCTTCGACGATACGCAGGGCGGTGGCGGACATTGGCGCTCCTTATGGCGGGGATTCGCGGGATGGACAAATGGTTAACGAGGGCGGGCAACAATCTTGAGGTGAATGTACCTGATCTGTTCTTTGTTCGCAATATGTTCTTTCGCCCATTGGCGACTTCAGAACCTCCGGCTGTCGATGCAGATCTCGGTGGCCGACGAGGCCCCACGAGCAGCCGCGCCACCCTCAGAAAACTCGCGAAGTCACGGATCGCGAGCGCCGCGGGATGACAGACAATGGTGCGGATGGCGCTGCAGCTCTTTCCTCGAATGCGACGACTCGGCCTCTACCAGAAATTGTAGATGCGCCGGACGCTTGCCACGCCTTTCCCGTCGTGTATCCGGAGAGAGCGATCCGCTGCTCGCGAGAACCTCATGACACCTCACTCGAATCACGCCGTCACCCTGTGGCGCCCCGTCGGGCCGTAGGAAATCGCCTTGATCCAGGCGACGGGCATGCGCGCGTTTCCGCCGCGCCTGCCCGAACAGCCGATCTTCTATCCGGTTCTCACCGAGGACTACGCGGTGAAGATCGCGCGCGACTGGAACGTGCCGGCCAGTGGCAGCGGTCATGTCCTGCGCTTTCAAGTCCGAAGAGAGTTCATCGACCGCTATGAGGTCCGCGAGGCCGGCGGCCGCGATCATCGCGAGTACTGGATTCCGAGCGAGGACCTCGCGGAGTTCAACGCGGCCATCGTCGGCACCATCGCGCTCGTCAAAAGTTTTCCATGAAACAACCGGACTTCCGCTGACGTCCGAACACCGCACGCCCGTGGTTCTCCTGAGAGGAACGAAGTTCCTGCGCGCCTTCTGCTTTTGTTCGGCTCATCGATTGAGCAGGCGCTTGAATTTGGTGCAGCTTCGGACCGCACCAGTCGGTTCCATCTTTGATCTACGTCGAGTTGAGTTTGCTGTGAGTTCAACGCCAGACCGTTGCCGGGACTCTTCTTGTCAGGCGAGGATGTCGAGGATTGAACTCCTGTTTGCTGCGACGACACGAGATCATGGCATGGCCGGTTTCACCTCCTCTATCGCCGCAGGAGCAAGCCGTCACCTGCAGCAGAGGATGATGGACGACATGTGACCCGAAGGGCGCGGCCAATCCGATGTGTTCGGATGTCGGCAGCGATGTCATCCCAACTGCGCGCGACAACCGTTTCTTTCGCAAAAGGAGCTGTTGGAACTGAGCTCATGCATCTCGAGTAGCGGTCTTACATTCGAGCACAACAATCGTTGTCATAAACTTTTGGTTGTGGTAGCAAAACACGTATTGAACATGACAGCGAATTTTAAATGGCCCCGGATTTGTTTGTTCGTGTTCGATTTCGTGCGGCGCATGTCGAACAGTTTACTCGTTCGATAGCGTTGTTTTGTCCTTCCAGGTATCCGGAGGGAGCATCTGCGATACCACCGGCAGGCTCGTCGAACGTCGGCGCACGGCCCTGAAACCATCCGCGCCAAAGAAAGCCTTGGACCCAGGTCAGGTCCAAGGCTTTTGACGCTGGGCGAGCACTGGCGACGCCTACCGCGTCGCAATCGCGCCGGCGCGGACCTCCGATCTACGCTAGGCGCGCTTCGCCGTTCTAAGTGCCGAACTCGGCAACCTTGATTTGACGCAAGGCGCGCATGCCAGTGCGCGAGTAAGTTGATCACGTCACTGCCGAACTGCCCTGGTCGGGAAGCTGCGACGCTGACCTCGAGCCTCGGATCAGCGATCCGAGGCTCACGCGTCGGCCGCATATGTGTCGGCGCACTGCTGAAAATGCCGCGTCTTTGATGGCGGCCAACTAACAGCGGCCCTTTATCGAGCGCCGCGAGCGACCGTATTTTACCGGAATTGATCCAAGCGGCGTTTGCGCCTCCATTTGCGTTGCGTACATCAAACCCAGCGGCCTGGGGCGGTCAGGGCTCACCGGTTTTGGCAATGCCGCTCTATTTCTTTCGTATCCGTAACGGCCACTTCTCAGGCGCGTCCGAGTATGGGACTGAATGCGCCGATCGCAATGCAGCGTGGAAAGAGATGACCACGGTCTGCGCCGACATGGCCAGCAGCATCTCGCGCAAGCTCGCCGAAAACTCTGAGTGGCAGATGGAGTTGCTCGACGAGACCCGGCAACCGGTGTTTCGCATCCGGATCGTCGCTGAGTCGCTGGATCAGGCCTGACACCAGCTTGCCCCCACATCCCTCGCCGATTCTGGATTGCGCTCCCGCCATCCGGCAATCCCGGCTTGCCGAGATGGGTGCGACTGCCTGTCATTTCGGCATGCGTACTTGATCCAGATCAAGTAGCCAGTTCCAATCCTGCCTGAAACTTAAATCTGTATGGGTAATCTGATCTTCAAATGTCCGCGAACCGGCATGAACGTGCAGCATTGGCTTGAAGAGCCGAAGCCGGGCGATCCCGCATGCGCCTATGAAACGGTCGTGTGCAAGGCCTGTACGCGGCTTCACTTCATCAACCGCGACACCCGCAAACTGCTCGGCGAGAGGGAGTGAGCGGCTGACCGCACGGATCAGTCAGCGCTCGGGAGTCGCCGCATCGTGAACTCGATCGCGCCGTCGGGAAGCTCGCGCCAGCTTTCGACCGCGCTCATATAGCCAGCCTTGGGATAGCGGGTCAGATAATCGCGGGCCTTGGCGCGCGCCTCTTCCCGAGGCAGCGTGAACGTGTCGCGCACGTAGCCATCATGCACACGGCTGTCTTCGTTCCGGCGCCGGGCCGCCATCCGGCTGGCAATGTCTCGCGGGCGCAACCCCATCGACGAACTCCAACGCGTTACACCCCGTCAATATAGACGAGGCCGCGCGGAATCCGAGTCATCATGCGGGCCGGACCGGGTTAAACGGCCTGCCCCGGGGATCAGTTGGTGCTGGCGCCCGTTTTGGGCTTCTTGGCCGCCGTGGTCTTGACCGGAGGCGTCGTCTTCGGCTGTTCCGCACTGCGCACATTGCCCCAGGGATCGGAACTGGCCTTGGCGTCCGGGATCTTGCGGATGGTTTCCTTGTAGGCCTTCTCGCGCTCGACTTCCGCCTCTTTTTCCTCGGGAGTCTTGGCTGGACCATCCGCGAGCAGGTTGACGTTCGGCATCTGGGCTCGCGCAGGCACGCCCCAGGCCCAGCTGGTCAGCAAGGCGACCGCCATCGTCACGATCAGCTTCTTCATCGGCTACTCCCCGGTATCCGTCGCCTTATACCATTGCCGTGCCAGGCGCCAAGGGTGGATCGGCGCGTCATCCGCCGTGTCTTGGCGTCGCGCTTCGATGATCTCGCGCCGTCGCGCCGGACTGTCACCCGAACGGCTTTCATCATAGGATTCGAACTCCGGCCTTTTCAAGCCGCAGGCCGGTGGCCATGGGATAGCTGCCCCATTCGGAGTGGCCCGGCTGACGCCCGCTAAGAGCATAAAGATACGGACTGGGAGGACCTCGCGCGTGCAGAACGACACCCCTGATTTCACCATCGACCAGGCGCGACGCATCCTCGACGACGTGTTTGCCCCCTGGATCAGGGATCTTGCCCTGACCGTCCAGGACATCACGCCATCGGCGCAAGGCGAGCCCGGGGCCATCCTGCGCATGCCGTTTTCATCCCGGCTGTGCCGCGACAATGGCGTGGTCTGCGGCCAGGCGCTGATGGCCTTCGCCGACACCGCGATGGTGATAGCGATGGTGACCGCGAGCGGAGGCTACCGGCCGATGACCACCGTCGATCAGACCACGCACTTCATGCGCGCAGTGGTCACCTCCGACGTGCTGGCGGAGGCACGCGTGGTCCGGATGGGACGAACCATGAGCTTCGGCCGGGTGACGCTGACGAGTGCCAGCGACGGCAAGCCCGCGGCCATGGTGTCGAGCGCCTTCGCGATGCTCTGAGCCGGCGGAATCGGAACGCCTAACGGAACCTGAACACAAGACGCGGCCTTTGACCGGGCTGATTTACCGCGCTGAAACACGGACATGCTCTATTTTACGCATCTTTGACGCGAAAGGTGAGGCCATCGGCATCGGGTTACAGGCCATGAGCGAGACGACTGACAAGCGCATCGCGCCCC
Proteins encoded in this window:
- a CDS encoding PaaI family thioesterase, which encodes MQNDTPDFTIDQARRILDDVFAPWIRDLALTVQDITPSAQGEPGAILRMPFSSRLCRDNGVVCGQALMAFADTAMVIAMVTASGGYRPMTTVDQTTHFMRAVVTSDVLAEARVVRMGRTMSFGRVTLTSASDGKPAAMVSSAFAML